The Prochlorococcus sp. MIT 0801 genomic sequence CTGATCAATATTCTGTGCGATTTCCTCTAAAACTACTTCTTTCTCCATTTCAAAGGCATCTTCTTCAATTTTAGGAAACAATAATAATTCTAATATCAAATTTAGTCCTTCTTCTATTTTTTCTGGGGGTACTAGAACGTGATAGTGAACATCGTCTAACCCAGTTGCTGCATTACTACTTCCACCAAGAGATTCAATTTTTAAATCGAATTCACCTTCTTTAAGGTTTTTACTCCCTTTAAATATCATATGCTCTAAGAAATGTGCAATCCCTTCTTCATCTTTCATTTCACTAAGACTTCCTCCTTTGCACCAAAAGTCAATACAAGTCAACTTTGATTCTTCAATATCAGCTACAACACATGTAGCACCATTAGGTAATGACCAATGTTTTACTTTCATTCTAAATATCTTAAAGCACGCTAAATATTTATGCTATATTAATATATGGTAATAAGATTTTGAACTTTATAATCATTATATTTTAAATTTCTTTAATTGTAAAAGATTGATTTCATATTCATTTGATTTTAATATCTATTATTTATTTCATATTTAATTATCCTTTTTTACTTGTTTTCTTCTATGTATTTTATTCTTTTTCTAGATTCAACATTTGACCCCTCTGTGAGTATTTACTTGCCTTTCTTAAAAAATCTCTTATTTAGTTCTTTTAGCCTTAATAATCATATAATATTGTGTAAGTATATTTATAAGTAAACAGTTGCTATGAATCTAACCCAAACCCTTTTAGCTTGAGTTCTAAGTTTTGGAGTCAGTTTTTTGCATTCAAAGTGAATTGAATCCTCTTTTGCTTGAGGCTTTCAAACTTATCAAGAATAGAATCAATTCGTTGACTGATTTACAACCACTATACATTGATCCAAATTATAGCAAGATTTACCGCAACCTAAATAAAGAGGAATTATTTATTATTAACGAATTTTATCGAGCAAAAGGATTTAGGAAAATTCATTTAGAAGTTGCAAAGCTTGGAAAATCATTGCAAATACTCCATTGTGTCTTTTTCCCGGACCCTTGCTATGAACTTCCCATATTTGGTGCAGATTTGGTAGTTAATTCAAATAATATTTCCGCCGGAATTGTTGATTTGTCACCTGTAGGTAAACATTTGCCTGTTTCTCTGATTTCTCAAATGAGATCATTAAAAGTCCCTAAATTTGCTGAACCTGGGAGGCTACCAGAATGGGGATTCATCTTTTCTCCGTATGTATGCTTTATTCGTCCAGTTGATCTCCTCGAAGAAAAATTATTTCTAAAACTCACTGATCAATATTTGTCACTAATATTGTCCTTATTGGTTAAGGTAAGAGTAGACCAAATTAATTCGTTGGATAGTATAAAAAGACTTAAATATCAAAAACGATACTGCCTAAATCAAAAACGTAATGATAAAACCAGAGGAATTCTAACTAAATTCTTTGGCTCGTCTTGGGCTGACGAATACATAAATAAAATACTTTTTGAATGTTAGTGATGTTTAAATATTTATCTTTGAGATTTTTATTTCTTCTATGCACAACACCTTTTTGCGTGCTCTTAATTAGTGGATGTGATAATAAAGATTTAGAAGTAAATCAAATTCTCAAGGAGATTGAAGTAGTTGATAGGGTAGAGGGAGTAGCGGCTTTGGGCCAGTTGAATCCAGTTGGCGAAGTAAGAAAATTAGCAGCTCCAAATAGTGGAAAGGGTGGTACTCCAAGATTATCTAAATTATTAATTCGAGAAGGTGACTCTATTCTCAAGGATCAAATATTAGCTGTTTTTGATAATCGTCCTAAGCTTGAAGCTAATTTAAAATCTGCGCAAGCTAATTTAAATATA encodes the following:
- a CDS encoding phycocyanobilin:ferredoxin oxidoreductase, yielding MLEAFKLIKNRINSLTDLQPLYIDPNYSKIYRNLNKEELFIINEFYRAKGFRKIHLEVAKLGKSLQILHCVFFPDPCYELPIFGADLVVNSNNISAGIVDLSPVGKHLPVSLISQMRSLKVPKFAEPGRLPEWGFIFSPYVCFIRPVDLLEEKLFLKLTDQYLSLILSLLVKVRVDQINSLDSIKRLKYQKRYCLNQKRNDKTRGILTKFFGSSWADEYINKILFEC